In Streptomyces sp. NBC_00569, a single genomic region encodes these proteins:
- a CDS encoding phosphoadenylyl-sulfate reductase — protein MTTTQTTEVADRTEPDLRELAERAGRDLEDASALEILTWAVDTFGKRFCVTSSMEDAVVAHLASRARPGVDVVFLDTGYHFEETIGTRDAVEAVMDVNVITLTPRQTVAEQDAEFGPKLHDRDPDLCCAMRKVKPLEDGLSSYTAWATGLRRDESPTRANTPVVGWDEKRRKVKVSPIARWTQDDVEAYVAEHGVLTNPLLMDGYGSVGCAPCTRRLLEGEDARAGRWAGRNKTECGIHG, from the coding sequence ATGACGACTACTCAGACCACTGAGGTCGCCGACCGGACCGAGCCCGACCTGCGGGAACTCGCGGAGCGGGCCGGGCGCGACCTGGAGGACGCGTCCGCCCTGGAGATCCTCACGTGGGCGGTCGACACGTTCGGCAAGCGCTTCTGCGTGACCTCCTCCATGGAGGACGCGGTCGTCGCCCATCTCGCCTCGCGCGCCAGGCCCGGCGTGGACGTCGTCTTCCTCGACACCGGCTACCACTTCGAGGAGACCATCGGCACCCGGGACGCCGTCGAGGCCGTGATGGACGTGAACGTCATCACGCTCACGCCCCGGCAGACCGTCGCCGAGCAGGACGCCGAGTTCGGGCCGAAGCTGCACGACCGCGACCCCGACCTGTGCTGCGCCATGCGGAAGGTCAAGCCCCTTGAGGACGGCCTGAGTTCGTACACGGCATGGGCCACGGGACTGCGTCGCGACGAGTCCCCGACGCGGGCGAACACCCCGGTCGTCGGCTGGGACGAGAAGCGCCGCAAGGTGAAGGTCTCGCCGATCGCCCGATGGACGCAGGACGACGTCGAGGCGTACGTCGCCGAGCACGGCGTGCTGACCAACCCCCTGCTCATGGACGGCTACGGGTCCGTGGGCTGCGCCCCCTGCACCCGGCGCCTGCTCGAGGGCGAGGACGCGCGGGCCGGCCGCTGGGCGGGACGCAACAAGACCGAGTGCGGGATCCACGGCTGA
- the cysC gene encoding adenylyl-sulfate kinase, producing MPGTTETLEKQVTGATVWLTGLPSAGKTTIANELAEQLRTDGRRVEVLDGDEIREFLSAGLGFSRADRDTNVQRIGFLAELLARNGVLTLVPVIAPFADSREAVRKRHQAGGTGYLEVHVATPVEVCSVRDVKGLYAKQAAGEISGLTGVDDPYEAPESPDLRIESHTQTVQESAAALFALLTERGVL from the coding sequence ATGCCCGGAACCACAGAGACCCTGGAGAAGCAAGTGACCGGAGCCACCGTCTGGCTCACGGGTCTGCCGAGCGCGGGCAAGACCACCATCGCCAACGAGCTCGCCGAGCAGTTGCGCACCGACGGCCGCCGCGTCGAGGTGCTCGACGGCGACGAGATCCGCGAGTTCCTCTCGGCGGGCCTCGGCTTCAGCCGCGCGGACCGCGACACGAACGTGCAGCGCATCGGCTTCCTCGCCGAACTCCTCGCCCGTAACGGCGTGTTGACGCTCGTTCCGGTGATCGCGCCGTTCGCGGACAGCCGCGAGGCGGTACGCAAGCGCCACCAGGCCGGCGGCACCGGCTACCTGGAGGTGCACGTGGCCACGCCCGTCGAGGTGTGCTCCGTGCGCGACGTGAAGGGCCTGTACGCGAAGCAGGCCGCGGGCGAGATCTCCGGGCTGACCGGGGTCGACGACCCGTACGAGGCACCCGAATCTCCCGACCTGCGCATCGAGTCGCACACCCAGACCGTGCAGGAGTCAGCGGCCGCGCTGTTCGCGCTGCTCACCGAAAGGGGTGTCCTGTGA